From a region of the Candidatus Brocadia sp. genome:
- a CDS encoding ASKHA domain-containing protein — translation MAENVKITFSPWRVEGIIPKGITILEAARSLGVDIEAPCGGSGKCGRDLVQIRKEGLLETVLACKTRVETDLEVICRQDEKTSSKIVEGFYPEGNRTYPIDPSIRKELLHDEHGLYFTGVYDAGILLLQENGDTKDHVYGIALDMGTTTLVASLVDLTSGAILGSSSALNPLVYYGHDVMSRIKYAAAQKDGLHSMHRELTSAVNFLIQALSSERPVRPEHIYQIIGAGNTTMQHIFLNKEIQGIGEYPYQAETLDIGATTARELFLHANANAPVTTFPCISAYVGGDIVAGLLAIDIPSLEAPAIFLDIGTNGEIALILHDTIVASSTAAGPCFEGMSISSGMRAGKGAIEHVSFNEELSLDVIGGGQPRGICGSGLLDLVSELVRTGLVNNRGRLESPDNENTRMQQGRNHIPMRTGSEGGCENLHLKKNLCEQDRKRFFRLTDTVSVSQEDIRQVQLAKAAIRAGVEILLARGNVKAEELKTIIIAGGFGYHLNKKSLFGIGLLPEATQARLSFAGNSSLGGAVRALLDKNLMHQAVHIARTAHVVELSQIPEFESVFIREMHF, via the coding sequence ATGGCCGAAAACGTTAAGATAACCTTCTCTCCCTGGAGGGTCGAAGGGATCATACCAAAAGGAATTACCATTTTAGAGGCGGCAAGGAGCCTTGGCGTGGATATCGAGGCGCCCTGTGGTGGATCGGGGAAGTGCGGAAGAGACCTGGTGCAGATACGGAAAGAAGGACTTCTCGAGACGGTTCTTGCCTGCAAAACTCGGGTAGAAACCGATCTTGAGGTCATCTGCCGGCAAGACGAGAAGACATCATCCAAGATCGTTGAAGGTTTTTACCCGGAGGGCAACAGGACATATCCTATCGATCCCTCGATCAGGAAAGAGTTATTGCATGACGAGCATGGACTTTATTTCACGGGGGTATACGATGCTGGCATCCTGCTTTTGCAGGAAAATGGCGATACGAAAGACCATGTCTATGGAATCGCCCTGGATATGGGAACCACTACCCTGGTGGCATCGCTGGTTGACCTCACAAGCGGCGCAATTCTGGGAAGTTCCTCCGCGCTCAATCCGCTCGTATATTATGGCCACGACGTCATGTCGCGGATAAAGTACGCTGCCGCGCAAAAGGACGGACTTCACAGCATGCACCGGGAACTTACCTCTGCCGTTAATTTTTTAATACAGGCTTTATCTTCAGAAAGGCCGGTAAGGCCTGAGCATATCTATCAAATCATCGGGGCCGGCAATACGACGATGCAGCATATCTTCCTGAATAAGGAGATACAAGGAATTGGTGAATATCCCTATCAGGCAGAAACCCTCGATATTGGCGCCACAACGGCACGGGAACTCTTTCTTCACGCGAATGCAAATGCCCCGGTGACGACCTTCCCCTGCATTTCCGCCTATGTGGGAGGCGATATCGTTGCCGGGCTTCTGGCCATTGACATACCATCCCTGGAAGCGCCAGCCATTTTCCTCGACATCGGCACCAACGGCGAGATTGCCCTTATCCTGCATGACACCATAGTCGCTTCGTCCACTGCGGCAGGCCCCTGCTTTGAGGGAATGAGCATAAGCTCTGGCATGAGGGCTGGTAAAGGCGCGATTGAACATGTCAGTTTTAACGAGGAACTGTCTTTGGACGTTATCGGTGGCGGCCAGCCACGAGGAATCTGCGGGAGTGGGCTTCTGGACTTGGTGTCGGAACTCGTCAGGACTGGTCTTGTGAACAACAGGGGACGCTTGGAGTCCCCTGATAATGAAAATACCAGAATGCAGCAAGGTCGCAATCATATCCCCATGAGAACAGGGAGTGAGGGGGGTTGTGAAAATTTGCACTTAAAAAAGAACCTCTGCGAACAAGACAGAAAACGCTTTTTCCGTTTGACCGATACGGTGTCAGTGTCTCAGGAAGATATACGGCAGGTTCAACTGGCAAAGGCCGCCATCAGGGCGGGGGTTGAAATTTTACTTGCCAGGGGCAACGTCAAAGCAGAGGAACTCAAGACAATCATCATCGCAGGGGGCTTCGGCTATCACTTAAACAAAAAGAGCCTCTTCGGCATTGGCCTTTTGCCTGAGGCGACACAGGCGAGGCTTTCTTTTGCGGGTAATTCCAGCCTGGGGGGCGCTGTCAGGGCGCTCTTGGATAAAAATTTGATGCATCAGGCGGTTCATATTGCCAGGACTGCTCATGTGGTGGAACTTTCCCAAATTCCGGAATTCGAAAGTGTTTTTATCAGGGAAATGCATTTCTAA
- a CDS encoding MtaA/CmuA family methyltransferase, whose protein sequence is MVMTEKERLLKILHGAPVDRSPVIAPGGMMTMASKEVMDLTNCRWPSVHRDAEKMAALSVAMHDKAGIENLGIPFCMTVEAEAMGGEVEDGNEVTEPHMVQYPLKSVEEWRNLKELHPFKDGRLPVILACTFLLSQGYPDIPVIGNLVGPLSLATSLIDAMTLFKALRREPEEVHRMLAFLTDNGIRYGEALIKNGADLMVISDPSATGEILGPELFREFALPYLNQMIHRIHTLRKPVMVHICGKITPVYESLKRLDAEGISVDSVVSIKEMRNAIPGKKLMGNVSTILLQNGPVDKIQAVSRNLLDFGVDILAPACGLSAKTPVRHIRAMTDIAKITSGKPQA, encoded by the coding sequence ATGGTTATGACAGAGAAAGAACGATTGCTAAAAATCCTTCATGGCGCACCGGTTGACAGATCTCCGGTTATCGCTCCGGGTGGCATGATGACGATGGCGAGCAAAGAAGTGATGGATCTGACAAATTGCCGCTGGCCATCAGTACACAGGGATGCAGAAAAGATGGCGGCGCTGTCGGTTGCCATGCACGATAAAGCGGGGATTGAAAACCTGGGCATCCCCTTCTGTATGACCGTTGAGGCGGAAGCCATGGGTGGGGAAGTGGAGGACGGAAACGAAGTTACCGAGCCTCATATGGTACAGTATCCGCTAAAATCCGTTGAAGAGTGGAGGAATTTAAAGGAACTGCATCCCTTTAAAGATGGCCGTCTTCCCGTCATTCTTGCGTGCACCTTCCTGTTAAGCCAGGGATATCCTGATATCCCCGTAATCGGAAACCTGGTGGGGCCGTTAAGCCTTGCCACTTCTCTGATAGATGCGATGACACTCTTCAAGGCGCTCAGACGTGAGCCGGAAGAGGTGCACCGTATGCTCGCCTTTCTGACAGACAACGGTATCAGGTATGGCGAGGCGCTTATCAAAAACGGAGCCGACCTTATGGTTATATCCGATCCTTCTGCAACGGGCGAGATACTCGGTCCGGAGCTGTTCCGTGAGTTTGCGCTTCCCTATCTCAATCAGATGATACATCGCATCCATACGCTTAGGAAACCGGTCATGGTGCATATCTGCGGAAAGATAACTCCTGTTTACGAATCGCTCAAAAGGCTTGATGCGGAAGGAATCAGTGTCGATTCTGTGGTAAGCATAAAAGAGATGCGGAATGCAATTCCGGGGAAAAAACTGATGGGTAACGTAAGCACCATACTCTTGCAAAACGGGCCAGTTGACAAGATACAAGCGGTCTCCAGGAATCTGTTGGATTTTGGCGTCGACATCCTTGCGCCTGCCTGTGGTCTCAGCGCCAAAACGCCGGTCAGGCATATCAGGGCCATGACGGACATAGCGAAAATAACGTCAGGTAAGCCACAGGCATAA
- a CDS encoding IS1634 family transposase, with protein sequence MHIVENKSKSGKKIYRSILLRESYREGGKVRKRTIANLSNCTSREIEAIKLALSHKEDLTALGALSGSVELQEGMSVGAIWSVYQVAKELGIEEALGKDFQGRLALWQVMSRVINQGSRLSAVRLAQVHAAGDVLGMKRGFDENDLYDNLSWLSEHQAKIERTLFDARRAGKKPKLFLYDVTSSYLEGEQNRFGEYGYNRDGKKGKKQIVIGMLCDEFGEPVSTEVFRGNTQDPKTFESQVKKTAERFGCTGVTMVGDRGMIKTMQIECLPEGFHYITAITKPQIESLIKQGILQLGLFEEKLCEIKSEGVRYILRRNPIRAEEMAKTRMSKLQHMGDYIDKKNSYLKEHPKASISKALEAAKEKLKKLKLEGWVRIKDEAGTLKIESDEEALKEELCLDGCYVIKTDLKEGEADTDLVHDRYKDLSEVEKVFRGCKTVNLEVRSIYVRKEESTKGHVFVVMLAYLIIRRLRDAWKSFDLTVEEGLKQLTTICSVEVKVKGQKAHCQKIPHPRQQSRELLEALQVKLPEALPSRNLRVVTRKKLTRQQISQ encoded by the coding sequence ATGCATATTGTGGAAAATAAATCAAAATCCGGTAAAAAAATCTATCGCTCCATCCTTTTGCGGGAATCGTATCGGGAAGGCGGAAAGGTCAGGAAGCGTACCATTGCAAATCTGTCGAACTGCACATCGCGGGAGATAGAAGCGATAAAGCTTGCCCTCAGCCATAAAGAGGATCTCACTGCATTGGGGGCATTGTCAGGATCGGTGGAACTCCAGGAGGGGATGTCCGTGGGGGCGATCTGGAGTGTGTACCAGGTGGCAAAGGAATTAGGGATAGAGGAGGCGTTGGGGAAGGATTTTCAGGGGAGACTGGCGCTGTGGCAGGTAATGTCGCGGGTGATAAATCAGGGGTCAAGACTCTCGGCGGTAAGGCTGGCGCAGGTGCATGCGGCGGGTGATGTGCTGGGTATGAAGCGGGGGTTCGACGAGAATGATCTCTACGATAATTTATCGTGGTTATCGGAGCATCAGGCAAAGATAGAGCGAACGTTGTTTGATGCAAGACGGGCAGGCAAGAAGCCGAAGCTGTTTCTGTATGACGTGACGAGCAGTTATCTGGAGGGGGAGCAGAATCGTTTTGGTGAGTACGGGTATAATCGTGACGGCAAGAAGGGGAAGAAGCAGATCGTGATTGGTATGCTGTGTGATGAATTTGGGGAGCCGGTGTCCACGGAGGTATTTCGGGGCAATACCCAGGACCCAAAGACCTTTGAGTCTCAGGTAAAGAAGACGGCAGAACGGTTTGGGTGCACCGGGGTGACCATGGTAGGTGATCGGGGGATGATCAAGACGATGCAAATCGAATGTTTGCCGGAAGGATTTCATTACATAACGGCGATAACCAAGCCGCAGATCGAGTCGTTGATAAAACAAGGGATTCTGCAGTTAGGGTTGTTTGAAGAAAAGCTCTGCGAGATAAAGAGTGAGGGGGTTCGGTATATTCTGAGACGCAATCCGATAAGGGCAGAAGAGATGGCGAAGACGCGCATGTCAAAACTACAGCATATGGGGGACTATATCGATAAGAAGAACAGCTATCTCAAAGAGCATCCGAAGGCATCGATATCGAAGGCGCTGGAGGCAGCGAAGGAGAAGCTCAAGAAACTGAAGCTGGAGGGATGGGTTCGGATAAAGGACGAGGCCGGAACGCTGAAGATAGAGAGCGACGAGGAGGCATTAAAAGAGGAATTGTGTCTGGACGGATGTTATGTAATCAAGACCGATCTGAAGGAGGGCGAGGCGGATACCGATCTGGTGCACGACCGGTACAAGGACTTGTCAGAGGTGGAGAAGGTGTTTCGGGGGTGCAAGACGGTGAATCTTGAGGTTCGTTCTATATACGTGAGGAAAGAAGAGAGTACAAAAGGGCATGTGTTTGTGGTAATGCTTGCGTACCTGATAATCCGAAGGTTACGTGATGCGTGGAAGAGTTTTGATCTGACGGTAGAGGAAGGACTCAAACAATTGACTACCATTTGTTCCGTGGAAGTGAAGGTGAAAGGCCAAAAGGCGCATTGCCAGAAGATACCACATCCACGGCAACAATCACGTGAATTGTTAGAGGCATTGCAGGTAAAGCTGCCGGAGGCATTGCCAAGCCGGAACCTACGGGTAGTCACAAGAAAAAAACTTACCAGGCAACAAATAAGCCAGTAA
- a CDS encoding uroporphyrinogen decarboxylase family protein: protein MTPKERMAAMLQGKAADRLLVSPLILNFASRSLNLPVRSFCTNGKNMGDANIACFKKYRHDIVYIFSTTSTVAEAMGTRMYFPEDDAPQVETPFLQTREDIRKLTPADPEKDGRIPVYLEAVKRCVDAIGDEVFIVPVIGAPFTTSAALRGTETFIKELYTDPELVHAVMKVATQSVKNIIDACVKAGGVPVTVEPIATGSMISESHFRTFVLPYLKEVYAHIHSYGLPGVLHICGKTKRVIACMAESGADILSIDAIDLQEAKALVGDKVCLMGNVSPADGMFKGNPEIIATMVKDCITKAADSPKGFVLATGCEVPIKTPHENLIAFLEAGRRVARLPVNLN, encoded by the coding sequence ATGACGCCTAAAGAGAGGATGGCGGCAATGCTCCAGGGGAAGGCTGCCGACCGGCTCCTCGTAAGCCCCCTGATCCTGAATTTTGCATCCCGAAGTTTAAATCTCCCGGTGCGAAGTTTTTGCACCAACGGCAAAAATATGGGAGACGCCAACATCGCCTGCTTTAAAAAATATCGTCACGATATCGTCTATATCTTTTCTACCACTTCTACTGTGGCAGAGGCCATGGGCACCAGGATGTATTTCCCTGAGGATGACGCCCCGCAGGTAGAGACCCCATTCCTGCAGACACGAGAAGACATCAGGAAGCTTACACCGGCAGATCCGGAGAAGGACGGCCGCATTCCCGTGTATCTGGAAGCCGTAAAAAGATGCGTGGACGCAATTGGAGATGAAGTCTTTATTGTTCCCGTCATCGGAGCCCCATTTACGACGTCTGCTGCCTTGCGGGGAACGGAGACCTTTATCAAAGAACTCTATACCGACCCTGAGTTGGTTCATGCCGTAATGAAGGTTGCTACCCAATCGGTAAAAAACATCATCGATGCCTGCGTAAAGGCAGGCGGCGTACCGGTGACGGTTGAGCCGATTGCCACAGGCTCCATGATAAGCGAAAGTCACTTTCGGACGTTTGTGCTGCCCTATTTGAAAGAAGTGTATGCGCATATCCATTCGTATGGCCTTCCTGGTGTGCTCCATATCTGCGGAAAGACAAAAAGGGTAATAGCATGCATGGCTGAGAGCGGGGCGGATATCCTCAGCATTGACGCTATTGATCTGCAAGAGGCAAAAGCGCTGGTAGGGGACAAGGTTTGTCTCATGGGAAATGTCAGCCCTGCGGATGGCATGTTCAAGGGAAATCCGGAGATCATTGCCACGATGGTGAAGGATTGTATAACAAAGGCTGCTGATAGCCCCAAAGGATTTGTCCTGGCGACGGGATGTGAGGTGCCCATTAAGACGCCGCACGAGAATCTGATCGCCTTTCTTGAGGCTGGGAGAAGGGTTGCACGGCTTCCGGTTAATTTGAACTAG
- a CDS encoding corrinoid protein, translating into MHKEKSDILGNLAQAVIDMDVTRASKAAAEAIISHIDPYEAITDGLARGMDVVSELFENEEYFVPEILLCADAMYAGIEVLKPHFPKEAASNKKKVVIGVVKGDTHDIGKNLVKIMLDNAGFEMHDLGRNVPYAKFIDTAGELNADLVCLSTLMTTTMDGMQVVIEDMKKAGIPARVMVGGGPISPGFARNIGADGYARNAAEAVKVAKSMFQGIQIPLAMKTPELVSIRKKLGGVQ; encoded by the coding sequence ATGCACAAGGAAAAATCAGATATTCTAGGTAATTTGGCCCAGGCCGTCATTGATATGGACGTAACCCGTGCCAGCAAAGCAGCCGCAGAAGCGATAATCTCTCATATTGATCCCTATGAGGCAATAACCGACGGCCTTGCACGGGGAATGGATGTCGTCAGTGAACTCTTCGAGAACGAGGAATATTTTGTTCCGGAAATACTCCTCTGCGCAGATGCCATGTATGCAGGCATTGAAGTGCTCAAACCTCATTTTCCCAAAGAGGCGGCGTCAAATAAGAAAAAGGTGGTTATTGGCGTCGTCAAGGGCGACACCCATGATATCGGGAAAAATCTCGTAAAAATCATGCTGGATAATGCCGGATTCGAAATGCACGATCTGGGGAGAAACGTTCCGTATGCAAAATTCATCGATACTGCCGGAGAGTTAAACGCCGATCTCGTCTGCCTTTCTACCCTCATGACCACAACGATGGACGGCATGCAGGTGGTCATTGAAGACATGAAAAAAGCAGGGATACCCGCCAGGGTCATGGTGGGCGGTGGCCCCATATCCCCTGGTTTTGCAAGGAATATCGGCGCTGATGGATATGCAAGGAATGCCGCTGAGGCAGTGAAGGTTGCGAAGAGTATGTTTCAGGGTATTCAGATACCTTTGGCAATGAAAACCCCGGAACTCGTGAGTATAAGGAAAAAGTTGGGAGGTGTGCAATGA
- a CDS encoding cofactor-independent phosphoglycerate mutase gives MKYGIIVPDGMADYPIDKLGGRTPVEAARTPFLDFLAQNGQLGLVRTIPGGFPAGSDVANLTLLGYSPREYYSGRAPLEAASIGIHLNESDWAFRCNFITATEDTLEDFCAGHIKTDEAAIFIKLLNEKLGNDIIQFYTGKSYRHVMVYKGTQKMDARCFPPHDIMGQSIQKHLPKGNGSEILIDLMERSRVYLSNHDINNVRIDLEENPANMIWLWGQGHRPKMPTFKERFHLTGAVITAVDLIKGIACYLGWDIIQVPGATGYLDTNYANKGEYAVKALETHDIVLVHVEAPDEAGHEGNVHEKVLAIEQIDSKIIGPLLEARNRFHELRILVLPDHYTPIVKQTHTPESVPFVAYGTGIEKGIGLPYSETNAQASGLHIKEGHRLIEHLVSGVFR, from the coding sequence TTGAAATACGGTATTATTGTCCCCGACGGAATGGCTGATTACCCCATAGACAAACTCGGCGGCAGGACCCCCGTGGAGGCAGCGCGCACCCCTTTTCTCGATTTTCTCGCACAAAACGGCCAGCTTGGCCTTGTCAGGACGATTCCGGGCGGGTTTCCCGCCGGCAGTGACGTCGCCAATCTCACCTTGCTGGGTTATAGCCCCAGGGAATACTATTCGGGGCGTGCACCCCTTGAGGCTGCCAGCATTGGCATTCACCTGAACGAAAGCGATTGGGCATTCCGGTGCAACTTCATTACAGCCACGGAAGACACCCTGGAGGACTTTTGTGCAGGACATATAAAAACGGATGAAGCAGCCATCTTTATTAAACTCCTGAACGAAAAACTGGGCAATGATATTATCCAGTTTTATACCGGCAAGAGCTATCGCCACGTCATGGTGTATAAAGGCACTCAAAAAATGGATGCCCGGTGTTTCCCTCCCCATGACATTATGGGACAGTCCATTCAAAAACATCTTCCGAAAGGGAATGGGAGTGAAATTCTTATCGATCTCATGGAACGCTCACGGGTGTATCTGTCGAATCACGATATCAATAATGTCCGTATTGACCTGGAAGAAAATCCGGCAAACATGATCTGGCTATGGGGACAGGGGCACCGGCCCAAAATGCCCACGTTCAAGGAACGATTCCATCTCACGGGCGCCGTCATTACTGCCGTAGACCTGATCAAGGGTATTGCCTGTTATCTGGGGTGGGACATCATCCAGGTGCCGGGCGCGACCGGTTATCTTGACACAAATTATGCCAATAAGGGGGAATATGCCGTCAAGGCACTGGAGACCCACGATATCGTTTTAGTGCACGTCGAGGCCCCCGACGAGGCCGGACACGAAGGCAACGTGCATGAAAAGGTATTGGCTATTGAACAGATAGACAGCAAGATCATCGGGCCGCTTCTTGAGGCAAGGAATCGATTTCATGAACTGCGCATCCTGGTGCTTCCGGATCATTATACGCCGATAGTTAAACAAACGCATACCCCGGAATCAGTCCCTTTTGTGGCATATGGAACCGGCATAGAAAAAGGAATAGGGCTTCCCTACAGTGAAACCAATGCCCAGGCCTCGGGCCTCCATATCAAGGAGGGACACCGTTTAATCGAACACCTTGTCTCTGGTGTCTTTCGATAA
- a CDS encoding homoserine dehydrogenase, which yields MKAFNVGLIGMGTVGAGVARILLEKKSPLLEKLDCVPVLKGIADSNPEVKSKLNLPSEILFTTDGQQLLNNPDIQVIVELIGGVHPAKEIITAALEKGKDVVTANKMLLALHGSELFRKARQHGKSISFEASVGGGIPIIAALRDGFIANRIESICGIVNGTTNYILTKMTKEQVTYSDALAEAQKLGYAEKDPTMDVEGIDSSHKLAILARIGFGTDFDYARIYHEGIRSVDLSDIWYAHELGYTLKLLAIAKKDNDTIELRVHPALLPHDHPLSSVQGVFNAICITGSAVGEAMLYGKGAGQMPTASAVVADLVDVALGRAGITFSAMKTFSRGSERFAIADVLQFKTCYYLRFSVVDKPGVLAKISGILGKYEISIASVIQHKAKENGNVPLVMMTHRAEEGNLQKALAEIQQLDTIKDDTKFLRVEEE from the coding sequence ATGAAGGCATTCAATGTTGGACTCATAGGCATGGGAACCGTCGGGGCAGGGGTGGCAAGAATTCTCCTGGAAAAAAAATCACCCCTTTTGGAAAAACTTGACTGCGTGCCGGTATTAAAAGGCATTGCCGATTCTAACCCGGAGGTAAAAAGCAAATTAAACTTACCATCGGAGATTCTCTTTACCACCGATGGCCAGCAACTCCTTAATAATCCGGACATACAGGTCATCGTTGAGCTTATCGGGGGAGTGCATCCCGCAAAAGAAATTATTACCGCAGCCCTTGAAAAGGGCAAAGATGTTGTGACGGCAAACAAAATGCTTTTGGCCCTCCATGGCTCTGAACTCTTTCGCAAGGCAAGGCAGCACGGCAAAAGCATTTCCTTCGAGGCGAGCGTGGGAGGCGGGATACCCATTATTGCCGCGCTGAGGGACGGTTTTATTGCCAACCGGATCGAATCCATCTGCGGCATTGTAAACGGAACGACCAATTATATCCTCACCAAGATGACGAAAGAGCAGGTTACCTACAGCGACGCCCTTGCTGAGGCGCAAAAGCTGGGGTATGCAGAAAAAGATCCTACCATGGATGTCGAAGGCATAGACTCATCGCATAAGCTTGCCATTTTGGCAAGGATTGGCTTCGGGACAGACTTTGATTATGCTCGGATCTATCATGAAGGCATTCGCTCCGTGGATCTGTCTGATATCTGGTACGCACACGAGCTGGGATATACCCTAAAACTCCTGGCCATCGCCAAAAAAGATAACGACACGATTGAACTTCGCGTCCACCCTGCCCTCCTTCCTCATGACCATCCCCTGTCCTCAGTGCAGGGTGTCTTTAACGCTATCTGTATAACCGGGAGCGCGGTGGGAGAAGCGATGCTCTATGGCAAAGGAGCAGGCCAGATGCCCACGGCAAGCGCCGTGGTTGCCGATCTCGTGGACGTTGCGCTGGGAAGGGCAGGCATCACCTTCAGCGCCATGAAAACCTTTTCCAGGGGCTCCGAACGGTTCGCCATAGCGGACGTCCTGCAGTTTAAGACGTGCTATTATTTGCGGTTCTCTGTTGTCGATAAGCCGGGGGTGCTTGCAAAGATATCCGGTATTCTGGGAAAATATGAGATCAGCATCGCCTCGGTTATCCAGCATAAGGCTAAAGAAAACGGCAATGTCCCTTTGGTCATGATGACCCACCGTGCAGAAGAAGGCAATCTGCAAAAGGCGCTTGCAGAAATTCAGCAACTCGATACAATAAAAGACGACACAAAATTTCTCCGGGTAGAAGAAGAATAG
- the pyrB gene encoding aspartate carbamoyltransferase, translated as MASFQQRDIISIRHFNKDELLYILDLARRMEQMDHADLLKGKVLASLFFEPSTRTRLSFESSMKRLGGTVIGFAESGVSSAAKGESLSDSVRIVEGYCDIIVLRHYLEGSAQLAADVAAIPVINAGDGANQHPTQTFLDLYTIQKTKGTLEGLTIGFLGDLKYGRTVHSLAYALAHFGAEMYFISPPSLRLPGDFMEVLKDRKVKCHENESLMGISKRLDVIYCTRIQKERFADPVEFEKVRGIYRLSKAMLEEVGIKDDLKVLHPLPRVDEMDDSLDATDYAVYFHQARNGVPVRKAILAAVLGAIA; from the coding sequence ATGGCAAGCTTTCAGCAAAGAGATATCATTTCCATCAGGCATTTCAATAAAGACGAGCTGTTATATATCCTGGATTTGGCCAGACGCATGGAACAAATGGACCATGCTGATCTCCTGAAGGGGAAGGTGCTTGCCTCTTTATTTTTTGAACCTTCGACGCGGACACGGTTGAGCTTTGAATCATCCATGAAGCGGCTGGGGGGCACGGTAATTGGCTTTGCAGAGTCAGGGGTCTCTTCGGCGGCCAAGGGTGAGTCGTTGAGTGACTCTGTAAGGATTGTAGAGGGCTATTGCGACATCATCGTCTTACGGCACTATCTCGAGGGTTCTGCGCAATTAGCGGCGGATGTGGCCGCCATCCCGGTAATTAACGCCGGGGACGGCGCAAATCAGCACCCAACCCAGACCTTTTTGGACCTCTACACCATTCAGAAGACCAAAGGGACGCTTGAAGGGCTTACGATTGGATTCCTGGGCGACCTGAAATATGGCAGGACGGTACATTCTCTTGCTTATGCCCTGGCGCATTTTGGTGCGGAAATGTACTTCATCTCGCCGCCCAGCCTGCGACTGCCCGGCGATTTTATGGAAGTACTGAAAGACCGGAAAGTAAAATGCCATGAGAATGAATCACTCATGGGAATCAGCAAACGGCTGGACGTGATTTATTGCACCAGGATACAGAAGGAGCGGTTTGCAGACCCGGTGGAATTTGAAAAGGTGCGCGGCATCTACCGGCTGAGTAAGGCAATGCTTGAAGAGGTTGGCATTAAGGATGATTTAAAGGTGCTGCATCCCCTGCCGCGGGTGGATGAAATGGATGACAGCCTGGATGCAACGGATTATGCCGTCTATTTTCACCAGGCGCGCAACGGCGTTCCGGTGAGGAAGGCTATCCTGGCGGCTGTTTTAGGAGCCATTGCATGA